In Alnus glutinosa chromosome 7, dhAlnGlut1.1, whole genome shotgun sequence, the sequence ttagttttaatttttttttgaatttatgaggacatttttgtcttattcaaaaaaaattagggtcatttttgtctttttgttggtcttaggtgggacattgacattttctggtagtttaaggggagagattgacacaattggtagtttaggaggtacattgacaattgagtggtagtttgatggggttatatgtacttttcccaaattATTTTAACACAATTTGGAGTTAAGATGAATTAATTATGAATTTTAAAAGCAGTGAAGGTCATACGTACTGTCACACTGCTGGAATATTATAACTTGTGTCTTAGTGATCTACCATGCATTATTTTAGAACTTGGGTTTTACTACTCAGAACGTAATGAGTTTTGGATATATGGTAGCCTTAGATACTAGGAAAGATTTAGTACGTTCAGGTCTCGTTAAATTCCTGTGATGGGAAAGGGGTGAAATCTGGACAGTAAGTGAAGTAGGGTTCAAAGTATCTACCCCTCATAAGTTATCACATATGCATAATTCATGCATGACTATTAAATTTCATCCTTTTCAATGTTCTAACAAGGTGACGTTAGGTCTAGGTTAGAAAGTTTAACTTCTGAAGATTATAAAGGTAAGGTAAGTTGGATCTCTTACCCCTTCTCaattatttttcattgcatgattTAGTAAGTGTTCCTCGCTGCTTTATGCAAATGCCTATATGTTATATTATTCATATGCTTTACAGCTTTACATGAAATGTCATTTATAAAAGAGTTTTAAACTGGAAAATCATTTCAATGATATAAAGCTTGTTTTTAGAAACTTTCCAATAGAAAGAGCTTCAATagaagagaaaatagaaaaatgttttataatatAAGGGCATGTGTAAGGAAGAGCTATTTTGGCTAAGAGTTCAGAGAAGAGACAACACAATACCAGTGCTAAGATGAAAGCGTATCACACTGGAGGACGTTTATGTGCAAGTGTGGCCTAACACCAAAGTTTTGCCATGCTAAGTGCATCGAGCTTAATCAAGTGGCCTTGATTGACTCTTCCTACAGCCACGGATTGAGAATGAGTCTTTCAGAATTATGCACAACCCCAACATACGGGGCATAATTGTGTGCATAGGACATACTAAGAAAATGTCTCTGCGTGCAAGTGTGGCCCAACACCAAGTTTTGCCATGCTAAGTGCACCGAGCTTAATCAAGTGGCCTAGGTTGACTCTTCCCGTAGCCATGGGTTGAGAACGAGTCTTTTAGAATTATGCACAACCCCAACAAACGGGGCATAATTGTGTGCATAGGAGTTAGGACATACTAAGAAAATGACTCTGCGTGCAAGTGTGGCCCAACACCAAGTTTTGCCATGCTAAGTGCACTGAACTTAATCAGGTGACCTAGTTTGACTCTTCCTGCAGCCACAGCTTGAGAACGAGACTTTCAAAATTATGCACAACTCCAACATACGGGGCATAATTGTGTGTATATGCCATACTAAGAAAACATCCAagttatttgtatttatatgaTAGAAGTAAGGTGCTTGCTTTGAATGTGCGTGGTTTCAAAGAAGAAATCTTTAAAGTCTCTTCTAGTACGTATCTAATTAATAGCCACTGATCTAGGGTTTTAAGATCCTTATAACCCACCCTTTTTGCCCTATAACCATGCCAAGTTTCATAGCGAAAACAACCTTTCAAAACTGCCTAGTCGAGTGTAGTTAtgcttttaaaatttcaatttctagGAGCTATGCcacctacttttattttttttaaggactgaaatttcttataaattgggaTATAGGAAAGTTCTTCCAAGACAGTCTCTAAAAGTGTCATATATCTCTTAGCAACTGAGAAGCACATCACACagacttttttaatagcattaaaaaaaaaataaataaaaaaaagtgtttctcacatgttcaAGAAACATTTGGACACTTTTTGAGACGGGATTGGAATTCCTATAACCTAGGTGGTAGGAAATTTATATCCTTTCTTTTTATACTTATGGACATCAATTTAACTAGGGGTTTTTGTCCTTTGAAAATTTGATCTTATAAGGCTTAAACAATGCTTTAATAATCACCAAAATATTTCACTTTATAAGGCCACAACCTTGGATTTACAACACTGCTGGAATTTCTGAATTCCAGTATATAAGTCCTAACAATTTATCAGTTATGGAAACCCCTTTTATCTTGTTCTTCTAAAACAAACTGTAATTCTTTTGATCTTTGTAATAATTGTAACgttcaattttttgttattagcCATGGCCTCGAGAAATGCAGAGAAAGAGGCTATACTAGAACTgttagagaaagaagaagtgaaaagaattgTTCTCACTGGGGATGCTGGAGTAGGGAAAACATGGATTGCAGAAGAGATAAGTAATTCTGCAAGCAGCAAGGGCTTATCTTACATGACATTTTGGGTGTTCCTAAATCAGCAACCTGAAAGCAAGTCGCTTTATCAAGACAGGTCTCTTCATGAGAATATTGCCCGTCAGTTGTCTGTTCTTTCCGATTTTGAGGAGTGGGAAGATAATGTTGGTAAGGAAGAGAAGCAAGAGACCAGAGaaaaaacagaggaagagaAGCGCGAGGAAGAACGCAAGGAGATATCTAATGcgcttaaagaaaaaaagagatctGCAACGCCTGATGAAAAGAAGAAGTTTCTTCTCCTAATTCTGGATGGCGTTCCTGACACAATGACGGAAGATGCCATTCTGCCAGATATAAACTCTGCTCTACAACTGAATGAGGAAAGTAGTCTGTATAAGGTTTTAATCACTAGAAGATCAAAAGAGCCTGTGAAGGAAGCAAGTGAGAGCAAGGAAATGAATGAAGTGACCGCAGAGACTAATCAGAGCAAGGCAACGGAGAAAGTGATCATCGAGATCAAACCCTTGACTGAGAAAGAGGGTTTGACTCTACTTAAGAAGAGAGTCAATGAAAAGGTTAAGAAGATTGctggttttgaaaattttgcaggAGAAATTGCCAAAAAGAGCAAGGGTCTACCAGCTGCAATAGTCGTGATAGCAGAAGCCTTAAATCGCATTAGAGAGCATGATTCCAAGACTCTGACATTGGAAAGTGCTCTGGAAGAAGCAGCTACATGTGAGGAGGCACCTGATCATGGTGTAAATCCACTACTGTGCTCCGCATATGGCATGTTGGCGAGGAGTGATATGGCTTTGATCGACTGCTGGTGGCAAAGCACGCACTTATTTCTCAAACATGCTAGAGTTCATTACCACGAGCTGATAGCTTTGTGGATATTGGAAGGATGTATAGGTGCTTTTGACCGTGTTGAGGAGGCCTATAAAGAGGGACATCGTGTGTTGATGGAGCTTATAGATCTCGATATGCTGAAAATGATAGATGATAACATTGTTGTCATGCAAGGATTAGCACTTACACTGCTTCCAGATAGTCGACGAGATGGATATGAAGGGGCATCGAGTCTAGGACTGGCTACTGTGCTTGAGGGTGACGATTGGCAATGTTTCAGGAGAATCACGCAGAAGGATGGCATGATAAAAGCACTGTGCAAACACGAAAGAACGTATCAAGTATCCACGCTACTGATTGATGGAAGGCGTCTCTACAGGGAAGTTCCTGACAGTTTCTTTCAGCCAATGCAGCGACTCCAGATTCTTGTGATTTTTAATCCTACATTCAGATCACTGCCCTCAAGCTTGTCTAAAATGGGTGAGCTTCGTCTGCTTGTGCTCAGGGGATGTGATCCGTTGGAGAACATTGATCCCATCAAAGGACTCGAGTCATTGACAGTTCTGGAGATATCTGGTGCTACCTCCTTGAAGAATATTCCGgatgatgatttttttaagaaattgacTCAACTGCGAAGCCTCAATCTCTCTGCAGTCCAGATCACATCGCTACCTTCTATCTCCCACCTGAGTGAACTCCGTTGGCTCATCCTAAGCGGGTGCTCTAGCTTGAAAAAACTGCCAAAAATAAAGACACTTACAAAGCTCGAGGTGATTGATCTCTCCGGTGCTACCGAATTGGAAACATTGGAAGGCAGAGCGTGGGTCGAACTCGTGAATCTCCGAATGCTTGACGTCTCCCAAACCAAGATTTCCCGCTTGCCAATCCTCGGCAGTCTTGGAAATCTTACTACACTCTCATTAAGTGGCTGTAAACACTTGGCGAGGCTGCCCAAACTAAAAGGCTTGTCCAACCTCCAAGTTCTTGATCTTTCGGGTGCGATTATGCTAAAGGAATTCCCAGATGATTCCTTGCAAGTGGACAGTAACCTCAAGATCCTTCATCTCTCTCAAACTTTAATCCCTAATTTACCTTCCAATTTCAACAGCCTCTCTAAACTTGAGTTGCTTGATCTTTCCGGTGCCCGTAATTTGGTGAAATTGGAAGAAAACTGCTTCCAACATATGAACAAATGTCTTCGTCATCTTGACCTCTCCAACACCAAAATTGAGAAACTTCCTTCAATTTCCAAGCTTGGTAACCTTGAAGTTCTTAATCTTTCTGGTTGCAATGCGTTGACAAAAATAGGAGATCAATCTTTTGAGCAAATGACTCGCCTTCAGCGCCTTGAACTCTCTGAAACTAAGATTAAATGCATGCCGCCCCTTTCCAAATTTGTCAACCTTCGTCAACTCTTACTAAGAAACTGTATCAGCCTAAAAGAACTTCCACCTCTGGAATCTCTGTCGAAACTTGAGGAGCTTGATTTATGTGGTGCACTGCTTCCGGAAGGAACTAAAGCTGAATTCTTGAAAGATATGAACCGCCTTCAGCTTCTCAACCTATCAGGGACGGGTCTTGTGTTACCTTCCCTGTCCAATCTCTCCAACCTCACCCAGCTTTCCCTTCGAGGTTGTTCTCTCTTAGAAACGGAGCCAAGTTTGGAAAACCATACAAAGCTGGAGGTTCTGGATCTTTCGGAGACAAAGATTACTTCTCTACCATCCCTTGGGAATCTTAGCAGTCTGCGCGAGCTTAAGTTAAGAGACTGTCCAGGCTTAAAGCAGCTGTCAGATCTAAACTCGCTGATCCATTTGGAGGTTCTTGATCTGTGGGGGACCGGAATCGGAGAATTTCCCTATGAGATTTCAGAAATGACTCGTTTAAAGCACCTTGATCTACCAGACATGAAGGGTATTGAAAAGCTTGAGTGGGAAAGGATAAAGCGCCTGCCGGAAGAGGTAAACTGGGTTCAGTGCGGCATCCTCAAGCACTGTCAAGACAGGTCTTGCATATCTCTGAGTGCTACTGAAAGTTAGGACTGGGAGTCCATCAATCTCTGCCTGCCTCTTGGATTACTGAGAGTATGTCTCTATGTTTGATTTAGTTTGGAAGTGTATGTTGTGAAATAAGTTCTCGCAATAGAACAGTGGTCGtgtgtgttaaagtattgattaagtaattaaatttatctatttctatcgacttaaacttttaggataagtggtgatttaatatggtatggGTGTTAGTCTTTGTGTTTGAGTCAAGTATTGTAAAACTAGACATCCAATTCTATAAGGTGTCTATGTCTGTGTGTTTGGAATACTTTTTTTGTGAAATAAGTTCTCACGCCAGAACAGTAGTCGTGTGGAGTCTTAATCTTTGTGTTTGAGTCAAGGAATTGTTCGAGTCTATATCTGTTTGTAAATTGGATTTAAGAAAAAGTCTTGAATAAAGTTTGGCAGAGAATTAATCAGTAAATCAACAAGCCCAGCGCTAAAACATCATGCCAGAATCCTGAAGGCTACACAATTTGGCGCCCATGCCATCGCCGACATTAACCCGAGCCAAGAACCCCCAAATTTGAAAACTTAACACCAGAAGAATTGAAAGACAGAAGGGAAAGAGGGTTGTGTTTCAATTGTCATGAAAAAATATACCTGGTATTAGTGGTAATAATTGTGCCAAATTGCTCTGGCTGGAACTAAGGGAGACTGAAGAAGACGCCCTGTCAAAAAGGAGCGATACTGAAATTTCCCAAGGACTTCTCAGGTGTGTGGAGGATCAGTCGGCTATCTCTTAATACAAGCCATCACTGAAGCTCAAGGACCTCGTACGTACGATGCGGGTTGACGGAAGCCAAACCTAAGGGAGTAGACCCCAAAAcgtatttttgagaaaaatttaaaaataaagcttttttcaaaatttcttcttAACATTAAAAGCTTTTTGCATGTTTGTCTTTGGCTgcaagttaaaaataaaaaataatattccaCTTGCTGGAGTATTCGGGTTTAATATAACCCAAATTCAACCGGTTGTTCCACCCGAATTcacgtcaatttttttttcttttaagaaacgAACTCCAACACTTCAAAATGTCATAATTGCATTTCGAAAGCTAAAAACGAACACCAAACACTTTTAGACTCGTGAATGactgaaaataataatcaaataataattatttatattaaataataattattcatatttatttatattaaataataattattcatatttatttatattaaataataattatttcaatcattatttcacACTAACTTTCATAACTTCAattattttatacaattttttatacgttcaataattttttaccatGGTTATCCGTGAAAAAAATACTTTCTCATACAACTATCACTCAAACATgattttaaatacaatttaaattctatcaaacatattttttccCTCAGACTTTATGCACTAAATAATAATTGGGTTTTGATTTCAAAATATCTAACATCCAAACATACTATATTATTTcgagtaattctatatgtcatataaatattcattaTATGTCTATCAAAtaatgatgtaacttttaaaattaccattgagcatacgattgatcaaataatgaatTTGATCGAATCGTAAATTTGATCAAAcacaaattttaaaagtcacctcattatttgatagacacttaataaatttttatatgacatgtagaattactctattatttttcaatgtaatatggcttttaaaaacATGTGGGTCCCTATGTTTGAGGCTTCGAGCAACGAGCGTGACGAGCGTGCACACATTCGGCTTTAGTGGAGTTGGGCGACTTGGGTGTTTAACATTTCATAGTTTATGTGGGCCAAGCTAACAATGGCAAACCACAAGTCCCCCTATTTGTTCGTTCATGATAAGGCAATTCATTTTATTATGTAGATTAAATTTGATTGCATCTGACTCTGACAATATAACATTACGtattatctttacatgccatgaCTATCATACAACAACTTATATATACCATTagaccataaaataaattttatttagcgTCATGATCTGATAGTCTACATCAATTTTATATCAATGCATATTGAGTTTGAAATTCATGTATATGAGATTTACATGCATGAGTCTCACATCTTATGTGTTTTAGTGTAGAATTAATGCACTCACCCTCTGACATGAAGTGGACCCAAATTCATATGAGAAGGTGGGTGCGTAAGAAACGtgtaaaagagtttttttttttccttttctttttggatatCATCATCTTTATTGAGCAATGTAAGCTCAattcctttaaaaaaagaaaaaacaaggaaaaaaaagaagtactTCGATCGAGTTTGATCTTTAACATTTCATAGTGTTCATAAACCTTGGAATGCTAcaatgcttcttcttctttgttcaaACAACCAGATTTCAACTTCTTGAGAAAGGGAGATGGCGTGAGGGTGAAATAGAGAGGGGGAGGGAGAAAGGCAGAAAGCTAGGgtgggttaaatattattttaattagtaaGGGAATCTATGTTGTGGGTtgtattttaatgatatatatcgATTTCCGTGCCCGTCAATTGTTTGATTCAATTATTAAAGGTTAAACTAGTAAACTTCAGCCTTCGGGGATCGCTATCCATGTTGCAAAGTTGCAGCAAACGACACTAAGAGCGCAGAGTTGACTGAAGAAGACTCAAAAGATTGAGCGGAGGAAGAAGACTTACAATAGTTCACTGAAGAAGACTTGCGATAATTATTGTCAACAAACGCTCGGATCAATCTCTGGGAGGTAGAGGAGCTGTTTTGCTTTCGAAAATCCACTCAAGACGCCCCAGGTTTTGATCGCTCTCTGTTTGTTTTCTGCTTTCCTTTTGTTGCCCATATTTCTGAGCCTAGACTTCTAGATAGCAAATTCTTTCTCGGAGGATCTGTATTTGATTCATAGATCTTTgctgttttttgttttactgTTTTCATGCTTGAATAAGTCGTGAAATTTGCCGGCACCGGCCAATGCTATTTTCTGAAATCTAAGCCAACATATGAGCTTTTACACCCTCGTTCAGATCTTTGGCCGGATGAATGTCCATGCTTcatttgttaacaaaaatgTTAATCACAACTTATCTCAAAATCATCTTAAGCTGACAGGAAAGGAAAGTGTGAATTTCATCTAATCATCGGACCAgacaacacgtgaaatattttaattggaatagGAGAAAAATCTGGGATTCTGGTTTGATCTCACAatttttatcccaaaagcttaacagaaaattatttttctgcaccATAAATTCTGAAAACATTGGACCATTGTGTGTGATTTTCTTTGTGCAACAAGATGGTGGATACATCGtaaattatgattattttttagattttgtaaaataaaaatgaaaagaaaaaaattatttcagaCATTCCACCATGTTCTCGGTGTAGTGTGAGTCGGGAGTTACTGATCCAACAAGGCAACAATATCTTCTATGAAATGTGGGAACTGATTCTCTTCTAGGAATTAGGTGGACCTTGACATACGTATCTGCTAAAACAAACTGTAATCCTTGTGATCTTTGTAAAAGTTCTAACGTTCAATTTTTTGTTATCAGCTATGGCCTCGAGAGATGCGGAGAAAGAGGCAATACTACAACAgttagagaaagaagaagtgaaaagaattgTTCTCATTGGGGATGCTGGAGTAGGGAAAACATGGATTGCAGAAGAGATAAGTGATTCTGCAAGCAGCAAGGGCTTATCTTACATGACCTTTTGGGTGTTCCTGAATCAACAACCTGAAAGCATGTCTTTTTATTGTGGCAGCTCTCTTTATGAGAATTTTGCCCGTCAGCTGTCTCTACTTTCAGATTTTGAGGATTGGGAAGAAGATAATGTCAGTAAGGAAGAGAAGCGCGTGGATATGGAGAGCTTGAAAGGGGAGATATCAAAAGTGCTTGAAAAAAAGAGATCTGCAACGCCTAATGATAAGAAGAAGTTTCTTCTCCTAATTCTGGATGGCGTTCCTGACACAAAGAAGGAAGATTCCATTCTGCCAGATATAAAAGATGCTCTAAAACTGAATGAGGAAAGTAGTCTGTATAAGGTTTTAATCACTAGAAGATCAAAAGAGCCCGTGAAGGAAGCAAGTGAGAGCAAGGAAACGAATGAAGTGACCACGGAGACAGATCAGAGCATCGAGATCAAACCCTTGACTGATCAAGAGGGTTTGACTCTACTTGAGGAAAGAGTCAAAGAAAAAGTTAAGAGGATTGCTGGTTTTGATAATTTTGCCAGAGAAATTGCCAAAAAGAGCAAGGGTCTGCCAGCTGCAATAGTCGTGATAGCAGAAGCCTTAAACCGCATTGGAGAGCATGATTCCAAGACTCTGACATTGGAAGGTGCTCTGAAAGAAGCAACTGACGATGTAAATCCACTACTGCCCTTTGCATATGGCATGTTACAAAAGACTGATATGGTTTTGATCAACTCCTGTCGCCAAAGCCGGCCGTTATTTCTCAAACACGGTGGAGTTCATTACCATGAGCTGATAGCTTTCTGGATATTGGAAGGATGTGTAGGTGCCTTTGACCGAGTTGAGGAGGCCTATGAAGAGGGATATCGCATTTTGATGGAGCTTGTAGATCTCCATATGCTGAAAATCCCATATGATAACATTGTTGTCATGGACGGATTAGCACTTACAGTTCCTGATGATTGTGGCGAAGATGGATATGGAGGGTCAACGACGTCGAATCTCGGACTGGCTACTGTGCTTGAGGGTGTTGATTGGCAAGGTTTCCGGAGAATCACACAGGCAGGTGGTATGATAAAAACTCCGTCCAATATGGATGCGTCCCCTATTGAGAAAAGATGGGAAAAAGTATCCACGCTACTCATTGATGGAAGGCGTCTCTACAGGGAAGTTCCTGACAAATTCTTTGACCCAATGCATCGACTCCAGGTTCTTGTGATTTTTAATCCTACATTCAGATCACTACCCTCAAGCTTGTCTAAAATGGGTGAGCTTCGTCTGCTTGTGCTCAGGGGATGTGATCCGTTGGAGAACATTGATCCCATCAAAGGACTCAAGTCATTGACAGTTCTTGAGATATCTGGTGCTACCTCCTTGAAGAACATTCCGGATGAcgatttttttaagaatttgacTCAACTGCGAAGCCTCAATCTCTCTGCAGCCCAGATCAGATCGCTACCTCCTTCTGTCTCCCTCCTGAGTGAACTCCGTTGGCTCATCCTAAGGGGGTGCTCTAGCTTTGAAACACtgccaaaactaaagaaactCACAAACCTCCAGGTGCTTGATCTCTCTGGTGCTACCAAATTGAAAAGATTTGAAGACGTCACATTGAAATGTCTTGAGAAACTCCAAATTCTTGACATTTCTGAAACCCAGCTTGAACGCTTGCCAATCCTTGGCAGTCGTGAAAATCTTACACGACTCTCATTAAGATGCTGTGAAAGCTTACCTAGATCGTCCATGCTAAAGGGATTGTCTAACCTCCAAATTCTTGATCTTTCGGGTGCTGATAAGTTGAAGGAAATCCCAGACGAATCCTTGCAAAGTAAGTATGGCCTCAAGATCCTTAATCTGTCTAAAACTTCAATCAGCCATTTACCTTTCAAGTTTGACAAAATCTCTAGTCTTGAGTTGCTTGATCTTTCTGGTGCCTGTAATTTGGTGAAAATGGAAGATAAGTGCTTCGATAATCTGAGTTGCCTCCGTCATCTTGACCTCTCCAACaccaaatttgaaaatctaccTTCGCTTTCCAACCTTGATAAGCTTGAAGTTCTTAATCTTTCTGGTTGTAGTGCTTTGACAAAAATAGGAGATGATCAATCTTTTGAGCACATGACTCGCCTTCGGTGCCTCAACCTCTCTGAAACTAAGATTGAATGCCTACCGTCCCTTTCCAAACTTAACCTCCGTCAACTCTTACTAAGAAAGTGTATCAGCCTAAAAGAACTTCCACCTCTGGAATCTCTGTCGAAACTTGAGGAGCTCGATTTATGTGGTGCACTGCTTCTGAAAGGAACTAAAGCTGAATTCTTGAATGATATGAACCTCCTTCAGCTTCTCAACCTATCAGGGACGGGTCTTGTGTTACCTTCCCTGTCCAATCTCACCAACCTCACCCAGCTTTCCCTTCGAGGTTGTTCACTCTCAGAATCGAAGCCAAATTTGGGAAACCCTACAAAGCTTGAGGTTCTGGATCTTTCGGAGACAAAGATTACTTCTCTACCATCCCTTGGAAATCCTAGCCGTCTCCGCCAACTTAAGTTAAGGGACTGTTCAAGCTTAGGGAAGCTACCAGATCTAAAATTGCTGATCCATTTGGAGGTTCTTGATTTGTGGGGGACCGGAATTGAACGATTTTTTCCCTATGAGATCTCAGAATTGACTAATTTAAAGCACCTTGATCTGCCAGACATGAAGGGTATTCAAGAGCTTGAGTGGGGGAGGATAAAGCGTGTACCGGAGGAGGTAAACTGGGTTCAGTGCGGCATCTTCAAACACTGTCAAAATGGGCCTTGCGTATCGTTGAGTGCTACAGAACTTCCTACAATTTTGAAGCACGAATCTGAGTTAGGGGGGACATGCTTCTCTGTTTACCTTCTTAAGGAGCAGCGTAGTGGTGGAGATATCTTTTGGCACAAAGTTGACCCTTCCTTGAGAAATATCTACTTGAAGACTCTTTCTGTTCCTGAAGAGCGTGGTCTGCTTCTGGAAATTGTTGGATGGCCTGAAGAGCGTGATTGTTTTCCTGGTGTCGAGGATGGCCTCGAGTATATTTCTTTGATTGACAACAAGTTCATAAAATCCTTATCTGCGGGTGTGAAGGCAATGAATGTTGGTGTGATGGCAATGAAAGGCTGTATGGTAGAGAGGTGCACCGAAATGGAGACCATTTTTGGCGGCGAAGAGACAGAAGTCAAAATGATGCTAGAGACTTTGTGGGCGTCAAACCTTCCAAAGTTGGAGAGTGTTATCTCCAGTGGGATTGTGGAATTTGGAGGCTTTCAAAAACTTACACGGTTATATCTAGACTGTTGCCCAGTGCTCCAAGTTGTGTTTGCTTCGCCCCAGCTGCCAGAAAACCTTGAAATCCTCCATATTAAATTCTGTGAGAAATTGGAGACTTTGTTTTCTCCAGATTTACAAACAGA encodes:
- the LOC133873633 gene encoding putative disease resistance protein At4g19050 is translated as MSSENVPAMASRNAEKEAILELLEKEEVKRIVLTGDAGVGKTWIAEEISNSASSKGLSYMTFWVFLNQQPESKSLYQDRSLHENIARQLSVLSDFEEWEDNVGKEEKQETREKTEEEKREEERKEISNALKEKKRSATPDEKKKFLLLILDGVPDTMTEDAILPDINSALQLNEESSLYKVLITRRSKEPVKEASESKEMNEVTAETNQSKATEKVIIEIKPLTEKEGLTLLKKRVNEKVKKIAGFENFAGEIAKKSKGLPAAIVVIAEALNRIREHDSKTLTLESALEEAATCEEAPDHGVNPLLCSAYGMLARSDMALIDCWWQSTHLFLKHARVHYHELIALWILEGCIGAFDRVEEAYKEGHRVLMELIDLDMLKMIDDNIVVMQGLALTLLPDSRRDGYEGASSLGLATVLEGDDWQCFRRITQKDGMIKALCKHERTYQVSTLLIDGRRLYREVPDSFFQPMQRLQILVIFNPTFRSLPSSLSKMGELRLLVLRGCDPLENIDPIKGLESLTVLEISGATSLKNIPDDDFFKKLTQLRSLNLSAVQITSLPSISHLSELRWLILSGCSSLKKLPKIKTLTKLEVIDLSGATELETLEGRAWVELVNLRMLDVSQTKISRLPILGSLGNLTTLSLSGCKHLARLPKLKGLSNLQVLDLSGAIMLKEFPDDSLQVDSNLKILHLSQTLIPNLPSNFNSLSKLELLDLSGARNLVKLEENCFQHMNKCLRHLDLSNTKIEKLPSISKLGNLEVLNLSGCNALTKIGDQSFEQMTRLQRLELSETKIKCMPPLSKFVNLRQLLLRNCISLKELPPLESLSKLEELDLCGALLPEGTKAEFLKDMNRLQLLNLSGTGLVLPSLSNLSNLTQLSLRGCSLLETEPSLENHTKLEVLDLSETKITSLPSLGNLSSLRELKLRDCPGLKQLSDLNSLIHLEVLDLWGTGIGEFPYEISEMTRLKHLDLPDMKGIEKLEWERIKRLPEEVNWVQCGILKHCQDRSCISLSATES
- the LOC133872696 gene encoding putative disease resistance protein At4g19050, which encodes MASRDAEKEAILQQLEKEEVKRIVLIGDAGVGKTWIAEEISDSASSKGLSYMTFWVFLNQQPESMSFYCGSSLYENFARQLSLLSDFEDWEEDNVSKEEKRVDMESLKGEISKVLEKKRSATPNDKKKFLLLILDGVPDTKKEDSILPDIKDALKLNEESSLYKVLITRRSKEPVKEASESKETNEVTTETDQSIEIKPLTDQEGLTLLEERVKEKVKRIAGFDNFAREIAKKSKGLPAAIVVIAEALNRIGEHDSKTLTLEGALKEATDDVNPLLPFAYGMLQKTDMVLINSCRQSRPLFLKHGGVHYHELIAFWILEGCVGAFDRVEEAYEEGYRILMELVDLHMLKIPYDNIVVMDGLALTVPDDCGEDGYGGSTTSNLGLATVLEGVDWQGFRRITQAGGMIKTPSNMDASPIEKRWEKVSTLLIDGRRLYREVPDKFFDPMHRLQVLVIFNPTFRSLPSSLSKMGELRLLVLRGCDPLENIDPIKGLKSLTVLEISGATSLKNIPDDDFFKNLTQLRSLNLSAAQIRSLPPSVSLLSELRWLILRGCSSFETLPKLKKLTNLQVLDLSGATKLKRFEDVTLKCLEKLQILDISETQLERLPILGSRENLTRLSLRCCESLPRSSMLKGLSNLQILDLSGADKLKEIPDESLQSKYGLKILNLSKTSISHLPFKFDKISSLELLDLSGACNLVKMEDKCFDNLSCLRHLDLSNTKFENLPSLSNLDKLEVLNLSGCSALTKIGDDQSFEHMTRLRCLNLSETKIECLPSLSKLNLRQLLLRKCISLKELPPLESLSKLEELDLCGALLLKGTKAEFLNDMNLLQLLNLSGTGLVLPSLSNLTNLTQLSLRGCSLSESKPNLGNPTKLEVLDLSETKITSLPSLGNPSRLRQLKLRDCSSLGKLPDLKLLIHLEVLDLWGTGIERFFPYEISELTNLKHLDLPDMKGIQELEWGRIKRVPEEVNWVQCGIFKHCQNGPCVSLSATELPTILKHESELGGTCFSVYLLKEQRSGGDIFWHKVDPSLRNIYLKTLSVPEERGLLLEIVGWPEERDCFPGVEDGLEYISLIDNKFIKSLSAGVKAMNVGVMAMKGCMVERCTEMETIFGGEETEVKMMLETLWASNLPKLESVISSGIVEFGGFQKLTRLYLDCCPVLQVVFASPQLPENLEILHIKFCEKLETLFSPDLQTESKLRKLQKLHLVELPELTSIGVPEYISPSIQSIKVCECPKINEEEISELPVESIANSKIEEYWGLTGISTDFRC